From Candidatus Manganitrophus morganii, the proteins below share one genomic window:
- a CDS encoding NADH-quinone oxidoreductase subunit J encodes MTAQLLFLYFAAMILAGAIVAVASPSLIYSALALLVTFIHVAGIYVLLNAEFIAAVQIIVYAGAILVLYLFVLMLFNPKQERFYLHRQLPVGIFLGGVILGLMFLAAFKTELIAQKGTFTVESVRAAGHTQSIGKVLYTDFIFPFEIASFILLVAMFGAILLAGRRGAPQKKSASNGMAENGKAVHAQSSSSRETVKEDESLTVQARRIVNEG; translated from the coding sequence GTGACGGCGCAACTTCTCTTCCTTTATTTTGCGGCAATGATTCTGGCCGGTGCGATTGTGGCGGTGGCGTCGCCGAGCCTCATCTACAGCGCCCTGGCCCTTCTGGTGACTTTTATTCATGTCGCCGGTATTTATGTTCTTTTAAACGCCGAGTTTATTGCGGCGGTCCAGATTATCGTCTATGCGGGGGCCATTCTCGTTCTCTATCTTTTCGTCCTGATGCTCTTTAATCCCAAGCAGGAACGATTTTATCTCCACCGACAGCTCCCGGTGGGGATCTTTCTGGGAGGGGTTATTCTCGGCCTGATGTTTTTGGCTGCCTTCAAGACCGAGCTCATCGCCCAGAAGGGGACCTTTACGGTTGAGTCGGTGAGAGCGGCCGGGCATACCCAGTCGATTGGAAAGGTCCTTTACACCGACTTTATTTTCCCGTTTGAAATCGCTTCATTTATCTTGCTGGTCGCGATGTTCGGCGCCATTCTTCTTGCGGGAAGGCGAGGCGCTCCTCAGAAGAAATCTGCATCCAATGGAATGGCGGAAAACGGGAAAGCCGTCCACGCCCAATCGTCCTCCTCTCGTGAAACGGTGAAGGAGGATGAATCTCTGACCGTTCAAGCGCGCCGCATTGTGAATGAAGGATAG
- the nuoK gene encoding NADH-quinone oxidoreductase subunit NuoK: MVPLEWYLLLAFALFAIGVTGVLIRRNIIMVLLSIELILNSANITFVAYSYYLQSITGQVVVFFVLTMAAAEVALGLALVIALYRVRAVMNVDEINLMRW, translated from the coding sequence ATGGTTCCTTTAGAGTGGTATCTTCTTCTCGCGTTTGCCCTGTTCGCCATCGGCGTGACGGGGGTTTTGATTCGACGAAACATCATCATGGTGCTTCTATCGATCGAGTTGATTTTGAATTCGGCCAATATCACCTTCGTCGCCTATTCGTATTATCTTCAATCGATCACCGGCCAGGTCGTTGTCTTTTTCGTCTTGACGATGGCCGCGGCGGAGGTGGCGCTGGGACTGGCCTTGGTGATCGCGCTCTATCGCGTTCGGGCCGTCATGAATGTCGACGAAATCAACCTGATGCGATGGTAA
- a CDS encoding NADH-quinone oxidoreductase subunit M: MNSFGFPILSLVAYIPLIGCLILLFLNKDDHKKIMYTAFGVTIVDMLVSFLLLFGFDSSRAEMQFVEKGSWIPTLGVEYHFGIDGISLLLILMSTILCAIAVVSSFTAVHERVKEYYVSLLFLQTGMLGVFMSLDLFLFYIFWEVMLVPMYFLIGIWGGGRRLYSAIKFFLYTLFGSLFMLLAILALYFLNRNPEYGTGEFTFNLIELSKMNLPLWPFQFWLFLAFFLGFAVKVPMFPFHTWLPDAHTDAPTAGSVLLAGVLLKMGTYGFVRFCLPLFPAASHYFVPLIAILSLVGIVYGGLVALAQKDIKRLVAYSSVSHLGFVMLGMFALNPQGITGSVLQMINHGISTGALFLIVGMIYERRHTRLIADFGGLSYQMPIFAVFFAITMFSSIGLPGLNGFVGEFLILVGAFQYNKIYAAVALLGIILGAAYMLWLFQRMMFGTIDKAENRNLLDMNRREIAYMVPLVVFMFWIGLYPKPFIRIMEPAVLNIVQKVNPNWENKPMAAEKEKAPVAPAVAELPAAETALEVEKP; the protein is encoded by the coding sequence ATGAACAGTTTCGGTTTTCCCATCTTATCCTTGGTCGCCTATATCCCGCTCATCGGCTGCCTTATCCTATTGTTCTTGAACAAGGATGATCACAAGAAGATCATGTACACCGCCTTCGGCGTCACGATCGTCGATATGCTGGTTTCCTTTCTTCTTTTGTTCGGTTTTGATTCTTCCCGGGCCGAGATGCAGTTCGTCGAGAAGGGGTCATGGATTCCGACCTTGGGGGTCGAATACCACTTCGGAATCGACGGGATCAGCCTCCTCTTGATTTTGATGTCGACGATCCTCTGCGCCATCGCCGTTGTCAGCTCTTTTACCGCCGTTCACGAGCGGGTCAAAGAATATTATGTTTCGCTCCTCTTTCTCCAGACCGGCATGTTGGGGGTCTTCATGTCGCTCGATCTCTTCCTTTTTTATATCTTCTGGGAGGTCATGCTGGTGCCGATGTATTTCCTCATCGGGATCTGGGGCGGGGGGCGCCGGCTTTATTCGGCGATCAAGTTCTTTCTCTATACCCTTTTCGGCAGTCTCTTTATGCTCCTGGCGATTTTGGCCCTCTATTTCCTCAACCGGAATCCCGAATACGGAACCGGGGAATTTACATTCAATCTGATCGAGCTCTCGAAAATGAACCTTCCCCTCTGGCCTTTCCAGTTCTGGCTTTTCCTCGCCTTCTTTCTCGGTTTTGCGGTCAAGGTGCCGATGTTTCCCTTCCATACCTGGCTTCCCGACGCGCACACCGACGCGCCGACGGCGGGGAGCGTTTTGCTGGCGGGTGTCCTTCTGAAAATGGGGACCTACGGCTTCGTCCGCTTCTGCCTCCCCCTCTTTCCGGCGGCGAGCCATTACTTTGTCCCGCTCATCGCGATTCTGTCACTTGTCGGGATTGTGTATGGAGGGCTGGTGGCGCTGGCGCAAAAAGACATCAAGCGGCTGGTCGCCTATTCTTCGGTCAGTCATTTGGGCTTCGTGATGTTGGGGATGTTCGCGCTGAATCCCCAAGGGATTACCGGGAGCGTCCTTCAGATGATCAACCATGGGATCTCGACCGGCGCCCTCTTCCTGATCGTCGGCATGATCTATGAGCGCCGCCATACCCGTCTGATCGCCGATTTCGGCGGGCTCTCTTATCAAATGCCGATCTTCGCCGTATTTTTTGCCATCACGATGTTTTCCTCAATCGGACTTCCCGGCTTGAACGGTTTCGTCGGGGAGTTCCTCATCCTGGTCGGCGCTTTTCAATACAATAAAATTTATGCCGCCGTGGCCCTGCTCGGGATTATTCTCGGGGCGGCCTACATGCTCTGGCTTTTCCAGAGAATGATGTTCGGCACGATCGACAAAGCGGAGAACAGAAACCTCCTCGACATGAACCGGCGCGAAATCGCCTACATGGTTCCGCTGGTTGTTTTCATGTTCTGGATCGGACTCTACCCCAAGCCGTTTATCCGAATCATGGAGCCGGCGGTCCTCAACATCGTTCAAAAGGTGAATCCGAATTGGGAGAATAAACCGATGGCGGCGGAAAAGGAAAAAGCGCCGGTCGCTCCCGCCGTGGCCGAGCTCCCGGCTGCCGAGACGGCCCTTGAGGTAGAGAAACCATGA
- the nuoG gene encoding NADH-quinone oxidoreductase subunit NuoG, translating into MSNLIKIKFNGVEIEVEKGTLLIEAAKRAGIEIPHFCYHPKLKPDANCRMCLVEVEKMPKLQTSCSTPATEGMVVSSVSDRVKDAQFGVMEFLLGNHPLDCPECDQGGECQLQDFAHAYSPTTSRFTEEKRVFEKTYFGPLVEKEMNRCVSCLRCVRYCDEVIDSNALGSIDRSTYHQIGAFAQHELDCEFCGGCIQICPVGALTSRLAMYDYRPWQLKKTETICNYCGDGCLMTIEAVKDDVKRVSSELGTGRNEGDLCARGFFGYGTINHPDRLTRPTVRVQGRPLQTTWEGATDKIVAGLKHIKAQYGPQAIGGMISPHCTNEEIYLFQKLMRKVIGTPNIDSGARYGHINAVAGLNDVFGTTRLARYEDIVEADVLLAFAGELTESNPITGLKVKEAIKKRGAKVIAVDAFNRQSDAYRSHLPRLAAQHLQIKMGSEGTAILGLTKALVEGSAPLSAPAPFIEKMKQSAAAVSFAQIEAATGVSESAYKAAAALYAGAKRGVLLFGRAITRSENGYQNVVALAELAILAGQVNKPGAGILALAKENNAQGAVEMGGVTEYLPGLTPTSGGLTLSEMIDAAARGEIKALYLVGENPLRSLPQKKVEEALRKLDLLICQELFPNETTALAHIVLPATSYAEKEGRFTNHEGEIQKVRKAIEPLGNAKPDWEIFSLLGKKFGGAESFNYKDADAIWKEIVMALPAGWPSSSPEGVAARISAHAQGATRRLSAPAPSATNGHFDLQIGQILFHSGKMSTYAGGLLGLFPKEAVLMHPDDGERLGLEDGEVVEISADGGEAAVQAPVKLSKKVAIGTLLFPEHFGMEIKRLLPVSTDPKTRALYTERGRVTLSKVSVSVK; encoded by the coding sequence ATGAGCAATTTAATTAAAATCAAATTTAACGGCGTCGAAATCGAGGTCGAAAAGGGGACCCTCCTGATCGAGGCGGCCAAGCGCGCGGGGATCGAGATCCCTCATTTCTGCTATCACCCGAAGCTGAAGCCCGATGCCAACTGCCGGATGTGCCTGGTGGAAGTGGAGAAGATGCCGAAGCTGCAGACCTCCTGCAGCACCCCCGCGACGGAGGGGATGGTCGTCTCATCGGTCTCCGACCGGGTGAAGGATGCGCAGTTCGGCGTGATGGAATTTCTCCTTGGCAATCATCCCCTCGACTGTCCCGAGTGCGATCAAGGGGGAGAATGCCAGCTTCAAGATTTCGCCCACGCCTACTCCCCGACCACGAGCCGGTTCACCGAGGAGAAGCGGGTCTTCGAGAAGACCTATTTCGGGCCGCTGGTCGAGAAGGAGATGAATCGCTGTGTCTCCTGCCTTCGCTGCGTCCGCTACTGCGATGAAGTGATCGACTCCAATGCGCTCGGCTCGATCGACCGGAGCACCTACCACCAAATCGGCGCTTTTGCCCAGCACGAGCTCGATTGCGAATTCTGCGGCGGCTGCATCCAGATCTGCCCCGTGGGCGCCTTGACCAGCCGGCTGGCGATGTACGACTACCGCCCCTGGCAGCTCAAGAAGACCGAGACGATCTGCAACTACTGCGGCGACGGCTGTCTGATGACGATTGAGGCGGTGAAAGACGACGTGAAGCGGGTCAGCTCGGAGTTGGGAACCGGGCGAAACGAAGGAGATCTCTGCGCCCGCGGCTTCTTCGGTTATGGAACGATCAATCACCCCGATCGTCTGACCCGTCCGACCGTCCGGGTGCAAGGTCGGCCGCTCCAGACCACCTGGGAAGGGGCGACCGACAAGATCGTCGCCGGTCTGAAGCACATCAAAGCCCAATACGGACCGCAAGCGATCGGCGGGATGATTTCGCCCCATTGCACCAATGAAGAGATTTACCTCTTCCAGAAACTGATGCGCAAGGTCATTGGAACTCCGAACATCGACAGCGGCGCCCGCTACGGCCACATCAATGCCGTCGCCGGCCTCAACGATGTTTTCGGGACCACACGGCTGGCGCGGTATGAAGACATCGTCGAAGCCGACGTTCTCCTCGCCTTTGCCGGGGAGTTGACCGAGTCGAATCCGATTACCGGCCTCAAAGTGAAGGAGGCGATCAAGAAGCGGGGAGCGAAGGTGATCGCGGTCGATGCCTTCAACCGGCAGAGCGATGCTTATCGAAGCCACCTGCCGCGGTTGGCGGCGCAGCATCTTCAGATCAAAATGGGGAGCGAGGGAACGGCGATTCTTGGGCTGACCAAGGCGCTGGTCGAAGGAAGTGCCCCTCTTTCCGCGCCCGCCCCCTTTATCGAGAAGATGAAGCAGTCGGCGGCCGCAGTTTCTTTCGCACAGATCGAGGCGGCCACTGGCGTTTCCGAATCGGCTTACAAGGCCGCAGCGGCACTTTATGCCGGGGCGAAGCGCGGGGTGTTGCTCTTCGGCCGGGCGATCACCCGAAGCGAGAACGGCTATCAGAATGTGGTGGCGCTCGCCGAGTTGGCGATCTTGGCCGGACAGGTCAACAAGCCCGGTGCAGGCATCCTTGCCCTGGCGAAGGAGAACAACGCGCAGGGGGCGGTTGAGATGGGGGGTGTCACCGAATACCTTCCCGGTTTAACGCCGACCTCCGGCGGTCTGACCCTCAGCGAAATGATCGATGCGGCGGCGCGGGGAGAGATCAAGGCGCTCTATCTGGTCGGAGAGAACCCGCTTCGGTCGCTTCCCCAGAAAAAGGTGGAAGAGGCGCTGCGTAAGCTCGATCTGTTGATCTGCCAGGAGCTCTTCCCGAATGAGACGACGGCGCTGGCGCACATCGTCCTCCCGGCGACGAGCTACGCCGAAAAAGAGGGTCGCTTCACCAACCATGAAGGGGAGATCCAGAAGGTTCGGAAAGCGATCGAGCCGCTCGGGAACGCGAAGCCCGATTGGGAGATCTTCTCCCTTCTCGGAAAGAAGTTTGGGGGAGCAGAGTCGTTTAATTACAAAGATGCCGATGCGATCTGGAAAGAGATCGTCATGGCCCTGCCGGCCGGATGGCCGTCTTCTTCACCGGAAGGGGTGGCCGCCAGAATTTCGGCGCATGCGCAGGGAGCGACCCGGCGGCTGTCGGCTCCGGCCCCTTCAGCGACGAACGGGCATTTCGATCTTCAAATCGGCCAGATTCTCTTCCATTCGGGGAAAATGTCGACCTATGCCGGCGGACTTTTGGGGCTCTTCCCGAAAGAGGCGGTGTTGATGCATCCCGACGACGGGGAGCGGTTGGGTCTGGAGGATGGAGAGGTCGTCGAGATTTCCGCCGACGGCGGGGAAGCGGCGGTCCAGGCGCCTGTGAAATTAAGCAAGAAGGTGGCAATCGGAACGCTCCTCTTCCCGGAGCATTTCGGGATGGAGATCAAGCGGCTGCTTCCTGTGTCGACAGACCCGAAAACACGGGCCCTCTACACCGAACGGGGAAGAGTCACCCTCTCGAAGGTGTCGGTCTCGGTAAAATAA
- a CDS encoding AtpZ/AtpI family protein produces MDDLYFQEFVCCTRVSPTRSNLMNGPDPKYDGWRQVALLTSIPMILLFGPLVGYFIGDFLDQLFGTSPWLMIIFTAMGALSGVKQTITLIKRATDQGSHGS; encoded by the coding sequence ATGGATGATCTATATTTCCAAGAATTTGTCTGCTGCACGCGGGTGTCGCCGACCCGCTCTAATTTAATGAACGGTCCGGACCCGAAATACGACGGATGGCGGCAGGTAGCGTTGCTGACCAGCATCCCGATGATCCTCTTGTTCGGACCGCTCGTCGGGTATTTTATCGGCGATTTTTTAGATCAACTGTTTGGCACCTCCCCTTGGCTCATGATCATTTTTACTGCAATGGGCGCTCTTTCGGGGGTGAAACAAACGATTACCTTAATCAAGAGAGCGACAGATCAAGGGTCCCATGGGTCTTAA
- the nuoI gene encoding NADH-quinone oxidoreductase subunit NuoI, producing the protein MPNLVDWVKKVSFAEIAKGLGLTFKHMFVKPITNQYPHQKRNLPDGYRGVIVHLRYDDMTEKCVGCALCEAACPSHCITVESAEREDMPQKRYAKQYILDVTKCVFCGFCVQACPVDALASSKEYEMATGNKRSLIMDKEMMLVLGDKYFPNRQKRPKYTEERLAFFNQVKEEGFPTAKKGAA; encoded by the coding sequence ATGCCTAATTTAGTCGACTGGGTTAAGAAGGTGTCGTTTGCGGAGATCGCAAAAGGACTCGGCTTGACCTTCAAACATATGTTCGTGAAGCCGATCACCAATCAGTATCCGCACCAAAAGCGGAATCTACCCGACGGCTACCGGGGGGTGATCGTCCACCTCCGCTACGACGACATGACCGAGAAGTGCGTCGGCTGCGCCCTCTGCGAAGCGGCCTGCCCCTCGCACTGCATCACGGTGGAGAGCGCCGAGCGGGAGGATATGCCGCAAAAGCGTTATGCGAAACAATATATCCTCGATGTGACGAAATGTGTCTTCTGCGGTTTCTGCGTCCAGGCCTGTCCGGTCGACGCGCTGGCGTCGAGCAAAGAGTATGAAATGGCGACCGGCAACAAGCGAAGCCTGATCATGGACAAAGAGATGATGCTGGTGCTGGGGGATAAATATTTCCCGAACCGCCAGAAGCGTCCGAAGTATACCGAAGAGCGGCTGGCCTTCTTCAATCAGGTGAAGGAAGAAGGATTCCCGACCGCAAAGAAGGGGGCGGCTTAG
- the nuoH gene encoding NADH-quinone oxidoreductase subunit NuoH, with protein sequence MLKLVVILVQIGGVLGVVLLHVAYLTYLERKVLGDMQDRLGPMEVGPHGLLQPIADGLKLFFKEDIIPAGANKIIFSAAPILVLIPALIGFAVVPFGRDSLHIGPLELKPVITDINVGILYILAFASLGAYGILLGGWASNSKYSLLGGLRSAAQVISYELSLGLALVGPILLSQSLSMVKMTEAQGGGFWKWFIIVQPIAFVIYLICAIAETNRLPFDLPEAESELVAGFFTEYSGMRFAFFFLAEYANMILVSCIATVAFLGGWHAPLPFLEFIPPVVWFIGKVYLFLFFYIWLRATVPRLRFDQLMAFGWKIMLPLSLANILVTSTVVYFLNR encoded by the coding sequence ATGTTAAAATTGGTCGTCATTCTGGTTCAGATCGGCGGCGTGCTCGGGGTGGTCCTGCTGCATGTGGCTTATTTGACCTATCTTGAGCGGAAGGTTTTGGGCGATATGCAGGATCGCTTGGGACCAATGGAGGTCGGCCCCCACGGATTGCTGCAGCCGATCGCCGACGGCTTGAAGCTCTTCTTCAAAGAAGATATTATCCCCGCCGGCGCCAATAAAATTATCTTCTCGGCGGCTCCGATTCTTGTCCTCATTCCGGCGCTCATCGGGTTTGCCGTGGTTCCGTTCGGAAGAGACAGCCTTCATATCGGCCCGCTTGAATTGAAACCGGTGATCACCGACATCAACGTCGGCATCCTCTACATCCTGGCCTTTGCTTCGCTCGGCGCCTATGGCATCTTGCTCGGCGGGTGGGCTTCCAACAGCAAATACTCGCTCCTCGGTGGACTTCGCTCGGCGGCGCAGGTGATCAGCTACGAGCTGTCGCTCGGATTGGCGCTGGTCGGTCCGATCCTGCTTTCCCAGTCGCTTTCGATGGTGAAGATGACCGAGGCGCAGGGGGGAGGCTTCTGGAAGTGGTTCATCATCGTCCAGCCGATCGCCTTCGTGATCTACCTGATCTGCGCCATCGCGGAAACGAACCGGCTTCCGTTCGACCTGCCGGAAGCGGAGAGCGAGTTGGTCGCCGGCTTTTTTACCGAATATTCCGGGATGCGCTTCGCCTTTTTCTTCCTGGCCGAATATGCCAACATGATTCTGGTCTCCTGTATTGCGACGGTGGCGTTCCTCGGCGGCTGGCACGCGCCGCTCCCGTTTTTGGAGTTTATCCCGCCGGTCGTCTGGTTTATCGGCAAGGTCTATCTCTTCCTCTTCTTTTACATCTGGCTTCGCGCGACGGTGCCACGCCTCCGCTTCGATCAGCTGATGGCATTCGGTTGGAAGATTATGCTTCCGTTGTCCTTGGCGAATATTTTGGTGACATCGACAGTTGTTTATTTCCTTAATCGCTAG
- the nuoL gene encoding NADH-quinone oxidoreductase subunit L, giving the protein MIQLAWLIPIFPALGALINGLFGKTHTKERAHLVAIGAVAASFLISCLVFISMATGAPATTITLYEWIASANFRVNIAFLIDPLTSIMLMVVTGVGLLVHIYSAGYMHHDEGYARFFTYLNLFMFSMLILILGDNYLLMFVGWEGVGLCSYLLIGFWYQKPSATTAGNKAFIVNRIGDAGFLMGIFTIFVTYGSVRYLDVFPNANLATESVATAITLFLFIGAMGKSAQVPLYVWLPDAMEGPTPVSALIHAATMVTAGIYMVVRSNALFALAPFSMEVVAVVGAITAIFAASIGLVQTDIKRVLAYSTVSQLGYMFLACGVGAYVSGVFHLFTHAFFKGLLFLGSGSVIHALSGEQDMRKMGGLYNKIPITYKTFLIGTIAIAGIPPLAGFWSKDEILVSTFVGGHYLLWGVAVITALMTSFYMFRLLFMTFHGQSRVDHEVAHHIHESPSTMTIPLMILAAFSLLIGMVVGFPPESGWIHHFLSPIIAKGGHEAHHPSLAVGLGLMALSTVIAVAGWALARHFYIKEPQLPKMLAERAHGLYTVLVNKYWVDEIYQAVIVRPLLWFANFLWTFDQWVLDGLVNASGWITLMESKISEIFDIYIVDGTVNGVSATLDVGARGLRRLQTGAVQNYVLAMVMGIVVLAVVFMF; this is encoded by the coding sequence ATGATTCAGCTTGCATGGCTTATTCCGATCTTCCCCGCGCTGGGAGCCCTGATTAACGGGCTCTTCGGGAAGACCCATACCAAAGAGCGCGCCCATCTGGTCGCCATCGGGGCGGTTGCGGCGTCGTTCCTGATCTCATGCTTGGTTTTCATCTCGATGGCGACGGGCGCTCCTGCCACGACCATTACCCTCTATGAGTGGATCGCCTCGGCCAATTTCCGGGTCAACATCGCTTTCCTCATCGATCCGCTCACCTCGATCATGCTGATGGTGGTGACCGGGGTCGGGTTGCTGGTCCATATCTACTCCGCCGGCTACATGCATCATGACGAGGGGTACGCCCGCTTCTTCACCTATCTGAACCTCTTCATGTTCTCGATGTTGATCTTGATCCTCGGCGATAACTATCTTTTGATGTTCGTCGGCTGGGAAGGGGTGGGGCTCTGCTCGTATCTGCTGATCGGCTTTTGGTACCAGAAGCCTTCGGCCACCACGGCCGGCAACAAGGCGTTCATCGTCAACCGAATCGGCGACGCCGGTTTCCTGATGGGCATCTTTACTATTTTCGTGACGTATGGCTCGGTCCGTTATCTCGATGTTTTTCCGAACGCAAACCTCGCCACGGAGTCGGTCGCCACGGCGATTACCCTCTTTCTCTTCATCGGGGCGATGGGGAAATCGGCTCAGGTTCCCCTTTATGTCTGGCTTCCCGATGCGATGGAAGGGCCGACCCCGGTCTCGGCCCTGATTCATGCCGCGACGATGGTGACGGCGGGGATCTATATGGTCGTTCGCTCGAACGCCCTCTTCGCCCTCGCCCCTTTTTCCATGGAGGTGGTCGCGGTGGTCGGGGCGATCACGGCGATTTTCGCCGCGTCGATCGGACTGGTGCAGACCGATATCAAACGGGTCTTGGCCTACTCCACCGTCAGCCAGCTCGGTTATATGTTTCTGGCCTGCGGTGTGGGGGCGTATGTCTCGGGCGTGTTCCATCTCTTCACGCATGCTTTCTTCAAGGGGCTTCTCTTTCTCGGCTCCGGAAGTGTGATCCATGCGCTTTCCGGGGAGCAGGACATGCGGAAGATGGGGGGACTCTATAACAAGATTCCAATTACCTATAAGACGTTTTTGATCGGAACCATCGCCATCGCCGGAATCCCGCCGCTTGCCGGATTTTGGAGCAAGGATGAGATCCTCGTATCGACCTTCGTGGGGGGGCATTATCTTCTCTGGGGGGTCGCCGTCATTACCGCCCTGATGACCTCGTTTTATATGTTCCGCCTTCTCTTCATGACCTTCCACGGTCAATCACGGGTCGACCATGAGGTGGCGCATCATATCCATGAGTCCCCTTCGACGATGACAATCCCTTTGATGATTCTCGCCGCCTTTTCCCTGCTGATCGGGATGGTGGTCGGTTTCCCCCCCGAGTCGGGATGGATCCACCATTTCCTCTCCCCGATTATCGCGAAGGGGGGCCACGAGGCGCATCATCCCTCTCTCGCCGTAGGGCTGGGGCTGATGGCGCTTTCCACGGTGATCGCCGTGGCCGGATGGGCGTTGGCCCGCCACTTTTACATCAAGGAACCGCAGCTCCCTAAAATGCTGGCAGAGCGGGCACACGGACTTTATACGGTCCTCGTTAACAAATATTGGGTGGATGAGATCTATCAGGCGGTGATCGTTCGGCCGCTCCTTTGGTTCGCGAATTTCCTCTGGACCTTCGATCAATGGGTCCTCGACGGTTTGGTGAACGCCTCCGGCTGGATCACGCTCATGGAGAGTAAGATTTCGGAAATTTTTGATATCTATATTGTCGACGGCACGGTGAACGGTGTTTCGGCCACCCTCGATGTCGGTGCGCGGGGGTTGCGGCGGCTGCAGACCGGCGCGGTTCAAAATTATGTCCTGGCGATGGTGATGGGGATTGTGGTCCTTGCCGTCGTTTTCATGTTTTAG
- a CDS encoding NADH-quinone oxidoreductase subunit N yields the protein MKTPMPDLGMIAILPELVLALLACLVFVMVPFVPKEKRDLLGYFSIGALVVSGLLIIPLWGKTVSAFSGMIALDSYAIFFKVLFLIIALLVILVSTLYLKIERVHLGEYYGLVLFATVGMMLMPASTDLLSFYLSLELMSMSFYILAAFMRKDAKSVEAGMKYFLTGVFTSGLILYGIAFLYGAAGTTNLKAIQAFLSQANISGSPTLILGLILLTAGFAFKIAAVPFHMWAPDVYEGAPTTVTAFLSTGSKAATLAAMLRVFISGLSFSYGTWWQFLWIIAVLTMTVGNVAALLQTNVKRLLAYSSIAHAGYILIGLIAASKVGFASILIYLVAYIFMTIGAFTMVILLCRINSRGDQISDFKGLARTHPAVAAAFVLFALSLIGIPPTAGFIGKLFLFNAAIQGGFYWLAIIGILNSTISLYYYFKIVMAMYMEEPQGSTPLSFSPPLTVALGVTAFATLFIGLYPEPLIRAALHSIQIFL from the coding sequence ATGAAGACCCCGATGCCCGATCTCGGAATGATCGCGATTCTTCCCGAGTTGGTCCTGGCGCTACTGGCCTGTCTGGTTTTTGTGATGGTCCCTTTTGTGCCGAAAGAGAAGCGGGATCTGCTCGGTTATTTCTCGATCGGAGCGCTGGTCGTCTCCGGTCTCTTGATCATTCCCCTTTGGGGAAAAACCGTCTCGGCCTTCTCGGGGATGATCGCACTCGATTCGTATGCCATCTTTTTCAAAGTCCTCTTTCTGATCATCGCGCTCCTCGTGATCCTTGTCTCGACCCTTTATCTCAAGATCGAGCGGGTTCATCTGGGAGAATATTACGGTTTGGTTCTCTTCGCGACGGTCGGAATGATGTTGATGCCGGCGTCGACCGACCTCCTCTCCTTTTACCTTTCGTTGGAGCTGATGTCGATGTCGTTTTATATCCTCGCCGCCTTTATGCGAAAAGACGCGAAGTCGGTCGAAGCGGGGATGAAGTATTTTCTGACCGGCGTCTTCACCTCCGGCCTGATCCTCTATGGAATTGCATTTCTCTACGGCGCCGCGGGAACGACGAACCTGAAGGCGATCCAAGCCTTTCTGTCGCAAGCGAATATCAGCGGGAGCCCGACCCTCATCCTCGGGCTGATCTTGCTTACCGCCGGGTTTGCCTTTAAGATCGCCGCCGTCCCCTTCCACATGTGGGCGCCCGATGTGTACGAAGGCGCCCCGACCACGGTGACCGCTTTTCTTTCGACCGGTTCTAAGGCGGCGACGCTGGCGGCGATGTTGCGCGTTTTTATCTCGGGGCTGTCGTTCAGTTACGGTACCTGGTGGCAGTTTCTTTGGATCATCGCGGTCTTGACGATGACCGTCGGCAACGTGGCCGCCCTGCTCCAGACCAATGTGAAACGGCTGCTTGCCTATTCGTCTATTGCGCACGCCGGCTATATTCTGATCGGACTGATCGCCGCCTCGAAGGTCGGATTCGCATCGATCCTCATCTATCTGGTCGCCTATATCTTTATGACGATCGGCGCTTTTACGATGGTCATTCTCCTCTGCAGAATCAATTCGCGGGGGGATCAGATCAGCGACTTTAAAGGATTGGCCCGGACCCATCCGGCGGTCGCGGCCGCCTTCGTCCTCTTTGCCCTTTCATTGATCGGAATTCCTCCGACGGCCGGCTTTATCGGAAAACTCTTTTTATTTAACGCGGCGATTCAGGGCGGATTTTACTGGCTCGCCATCATCGGCATTCTCAACAGCACGATCTCTCTTTACTATTATTTCAAGATCGTCATGGCGATGTATATGGAAGAGCCGCAGGGGAGCACCCCCCTCTCTTTTTCTCCGCCGCTGACCGTGGCGCTCGGGGTCACCGCTTTTGCGACGCTTTTTATCGGCCTTTATCCCGAACCGCTCATCCGCGCCGCGCTCCACTCCATCCAAATCTTTTTGTAA